DNA from Parageobacillus thermoglucosidasius:
CCACGATTTAAATTATATGGCGATTACTGGCGTATTGGCGCAACTGAAAGATCAAGAAGGGCGCCCTGTTCATCCGGCGATTACGTTTGCCGATTTGATCGGAAGCATCCATGCGGTTGAACAAATCATTGCCGCGTTATATCACCGTGAACGGACCGGAAAAGGAACGTATATTGATCTTTCGTTAGTCGACGGATTGCTTTCGCTGATGATGAACCATTTTGTCATCGAGCATGATACAGGAAGAAAAAACGGCATTGACGTGCTTGCCGGCACGATCGTTTCCTACTATTTGTACGAAACGAAAGATGGGCGATATGTAAGCCTTGCGGCGCTTGAGAAAAAATTTTGGGAAAACTTTTGCCATGCTGTCGGAAAGCCAGAATGGATTTCCTTCCATTATTCGCCCGCAAAAGAAGACAATCCCATTTTTCAAGAAATTAAGTGTTTATTTGCAATGAAAACGCTTCAAGAATGGATCGAATTAAGCCAAACGGTGGATTGTTGCCTTGCTCCTGTATTAGAAACGGATGAAGCAAAAGCGTTATTTGCGAACGCCAGCTACCGCAAGATGATTCATATGACCGACGGGCGCATAGAAGTG
Protein-coding regions in this window:
- a CDS encoding CaiB/BaiF CoA transferase family protein, encoding MLEGVTVIDFSHYLPGPFASLRLADLGAEVIKIEPKTGDMMRSLAEECVFYANNAGKKSIALDLKNAQDLQTAKQLIRKADVIIESFRPGVMRRLGLSYEDILTINETVIYCSISGFGQQSEHSLLGSHDLNYMAITGVLAQLKDQEGRPVHPAITFADLIGSIHAVEQIIAALYHRERTGKGTYIDLSLVDGLLSLMMNHFVIEHDTGRKNGIDVLAGTIVSYYLYETKDGRYVSLAALEKKFWENFCHAVGKPEWISFHYSPAKEDNPIFQEIKCLFAMKTLQEWIELSQTVDCCLAPVLETDEAKALFANASYRKMIHMTDGRIEVATRYDETLLQKRKKAPALDEHGDLLRKGSDE